In Pelagicoccus sp. SDUM812003, the following are encoded in one genomic region:
- a CDS encoding glycosyltransferase → MFTNTYLPHVGGVARSVSSCVKAYRELGHETLVFTPEFEEGSPEDEGVVYLPAITNFNNSGFSVRLPSPLTISDQLDAFEPDVIHSHHPFLLGDAALRVAYAREIPLVFTHHTLYERYTDYLPFHGEFAQKAAATLATEYANACDMVFAPSESLANLIVRRGVKTPVTTQPTGVDIERFAGGDGHAFRREHGIGRNRFLIGHVGRLAHEKNLDYLCDAVSAFLKSAPEATLAMVGGGDQEDSLRARFEEHGVTEQALMVGKLQGEALMNAYAAFDVFAFSSQSETQGLVLVEAMASGSPVVALDGPGVRDVLFHEENGLLLQGDAAPERFTEGLARLMKDRDFLANCGQRAAEVARGYELKILAKRALDRYGELIRSERHERRDGLLENFESFAAALEAEWELLKARASAAVAGVGLVADDEGKNVELK, encoded by the coding sequence ATGTTTACCAATACCTACCTGCCCCATGTGGGAGGTGTGGCCCGGTCGGTGAGCTCGTGCGTGAAGGCGTATCGAGAACTTGGGCACGAAACCTTGGTTTTCACACCGGAGTTCGAGGAAGGCTCGCCCGAAGACGAGGGAGTCGTGTACTTGCCTGCGATCACCAATTTCAACAACAGCGGCTTCTCGGTCCGCTTGCCTTCGCCCTTGACCATCTCCGACCAGCTCGATGCCTTCGAGCCAGACGTGATTCACAGCCATCATCCGTTTCTGCTTGGAGACGCCGCCTTGAGAGTGGCCTACGCTCGGGAGATTCCTCTCGTCTTCACCCATCACACGCTCTACGAGCGCTACACGGACTACCTGCCGTTTCATGGCGAGTTCGCGCAGAAAGCGGCCGCCACCCTAGCCACCGAGTACGCGAACGCTTGCGATATGGTATTCGCCCCAAGCGAGAGTCTGGCGAATCTGATCGTGCGGAGAGGAGTTAAAACGCCAGTGACGACGCAGCCGACCGGGGTCGACATCGAGCGCTTCGCGGGAGGGGACGGTCACGCGTTTCGCCGGGAACATGGCATCGGTAGGAACCGCTTTCTGATCGGGCACGTCGGGCGGCTCGCCCATGAGAAGAATCTCGACTACTTGTGCGACGCCGTAAGCGCCTTTTTGAAGTCCGCTCCGGAGGCGACCCTCGCGATGGTAGGCGGCGGCGATCAGGAGGATTCGTTGCGAGCTCGTTTTGAGGAGCATGGCGTGACCGAGCAAGCGTTGATGGTAGGGAAGCTGCAAGGGGAGGCCCTCATGAACGCCTACGCGGCCTTCGATGTATTCGCTTTTTCATCACAGAGCGAAACTCAAGGCTTGGTGCTGGTGGAGGCCATGGCCAGCGGCTCCCCCGTGGTGGCCCTCGACGGCCCTGGCGTGCGGGACGTCTTGTTTCACGAGGAAAATGGGTTGCTGCTCCAGGGCGATGCGGCTCCCGAGCGTTTCACCGAAGGTTTGGCGCGTCTGATGAAGGATAGGGACTTTCTCGCGAACTGCGGGCAACGAGCTGCGGAAGTGGCCCGTGGATACGAGCTGAAGATCCTGGCAAAGCGCGCGCTTGACCGCTATGGCGAGCTGATTCGATCCGAACGGCACGAGCGGCGGGACGGGCTCTTGGAAAACTTCGAATCCTTTGCCGCCGCCTTGGAAGCCGAGTGGGAGCTTCTCAAAGCCAGAGCCTCCGCAGCAGTGGCCGGAGTTGGTCTCGTTGCAGACGATGAGGGGAAGAATGTCGAGCTGAAGTAG
- a CDS encoding sugar phosphate isomerase/epimerase family protein → MPRSAEEDISVYQKVGVEAMELCEAKFPKAKAERRELVSRIRDSDIAVSSVQAEAHSIFPDRMAKQPARPEDRLEAFKRSIDFWSQELESEGLPFVLIAGVPPDQNFRSAWEQARRWIRDAAAFAESRGARIAFEPLGPSMMYFDTFIYGLDQGARLIDAAESESVGLVVDAWHVWEEHDLERRLCDLASRTLVAHACDWPKGGPRCLDDRVLPRSGVIPLRDKIFGPLRAGGYRGPFTLEVLSDESLQDSLWKEDPMVMLDRAKLAMASY, encoded by the coding sequence ATGCCTCGCAGCGCCGAGGAGGATATCTCCGTTTACCAAAAGGTAGGAGTGGAGGCGATGGAGCTTTGCGAAGCGAAGTTTCCGAAAGCAAAAGCGGAGCGCCGAGAGCTGGTTTCCCGAATACGGGATTCCGACATCGCGGTTTCCAGCGTGCAGGCGGAAGCGCATTCGATCTTTCCAGATCGCATGGCCAAGCAGCCCGCTCGACCGGAGGATCGTTTGGAAGCCTTCAAGCGAAGCATCGATTTCTGGTCGCAGGAACTGGAGAGCGAAGGACTGCCGTTCGTGCTTATCGCTGGCGTGCCACCGGACCAGAACTTTAGAAGCGCCTGGGAGCAGGCTCGTCGCTGGATACGCGATGCGGCCGCATTTGCCGAGTCGCGCGGGGCGCGTATCGCCTTCGAGCCACTGGGCCCGAGTATGATGTATTTCGATACATTCATCTATGGACTTGATCAAGGCGCTCGGCTTATCGACGCAGCGGAGTCCGAGAGCGTGGGCCTAGTGGTGGACGCTTGGCATGTTTGGGAAGAGCATGATCTGGAGCGACGACTTTGCGATTTGGCCAGTAGAACTCTAGTGGCGCATGCCTGTGACTGGCCCAAGGGAGGGCCTCGCTGTCTGGATGATCGGGTGTTGCCTCGATCGGGCGTTATCCCGTTGCGTGACAAGATCTTTGGTCCTTTGCGGGCGGGCGGCTACCGCGGACCGTTCACCTTGGAAGTCCTGTCCGATGAATCCTTGCAGGATTCGCTTTGGAAAGAGGATCCCATGGTGATGCTCGATCGAGCAAAGCTGGCAATGGCCTCGTACTGA
- a CDS encoding YihY/virulence factor BrkB family protein, with translation MKTLNRIRKVLTDSAQGWMEHKAIMLAAALAFYTALSLAPLLTMIIFVAGVFWGEQAAEGFLVDKIATLTDRTAANFIETIIANAQSSDMGSFAGLFSFLILIWGSTRLFSQLQTAFDIVWGVEGPTAFKRQVSRFARQRLTAFGMTLVVAFILLVSLIFDAAVSYAATEFDLPGQDWFWRFSNGVISLLIVWGLFAFIYKILPQTPIRYRDALVGAMVASLLFTFGKSLFTLYLTRQESVYGASGSLMAVLLWVYFSAQTLFFGAEVARSWQQSKNDGSSD, from the coding sequence GCTCGCCGCAGCCCTAGCCTTCTACACCGCTCTCTCGTTGGCTCCTTTGCTGACCATGATCATCTTCGTGGCAGGCGTTTTCTGGGGTGAGCAGGCGGCAGAGGGCTTTCTGGTCGACAAGATCGCGACGCTGACGGACCGAACGGCGGCCAATTTCATCGAAACCATCATCGCGAACGCCCAGTCTTCCGACATGGGCTCCTTCGCTGGCCTATTCAGCTTTTTAATACTGATATGGGGTTCCACTCGGCTCTTCTCCCAGCTCCAAACCGCCTTCGACATCGTATGGGGAGTGGAGGGACCGACGGCCTTCAAACGACAAGTATCGCGTTTCGCTCGACAACGCCTCACCGCTTTCGGCATGACCTTGGTGGTCGCCTTCATCCTGCTCGTCTCGCTCATCTTCGACGCTGCCGTCTCCTACGCCGCCACCGAATTCGATCTTCCTGGACAGGATTGGTTCTGGCGTTTCTCCAATGGTGTCATCTCACTGCTGATCGTCTGGGGATTGTTCGCATTCATCTACAAGATCCTGCCGCAAACGCCGATTCGATATCGCGACGCCCTCGTCGGCGCCATGGTCGCTTCGCTGCTGTTCACCTTCGGCAAAAGCCTGTTCACCCTCTACCTGACGCGGCAGGAATCGGTCTATGGGGCATCTGGCTCTTTGATGGCGGTTCTGCTGTGGGTTTATTTCTCCGCCCAAACACTTTTCTTCGGAGCCGAAGTAGCGAGGTCCTGGCAACAAAGCAAAAACGACGGCTCAAGCGATTGA